In Streptomyces sp. NBC_00414, a single window of DNA contains:
- a CDS encoding DUF6986 family protein → MGQGQQEKVATSLAGAVGEEISASLAPVDAELERRYPGDPGTRQPVHTVYVPGDAFAADTIRSWGDQALTALDRHAPDASSLAAVLGLSDDLAEPVYARVRAKLEREPIEDLRVDFEDGYGPRPDAEEDEAAARAARLISEAYQDGTAAPYMGIRMKCMEAPVRDRGIRTLDIFLTGLMEAGGLPGGLVLTLPKVTYAEQVTAMVRLLEEFEKAHGLERGRIGFEIQIETSQSILATDGTATVARMIQAAQGRATGLHYGTFDYSACLGVSAAYQASDHPAADHAKAIMQVAAAGTGVRVSDGSTNVLPVGPTAKVHDAWRLHFGLTRRALARAYYQGWDMHPGHLPTRYAAVFAFYREGFEQAAARLVAYANRAGGDVMDEPATAKALSGHLLRGLDCGALDIAEVARATGLTRKDLEGFAVPRRADLTVSAK, encoded by the coding sequence ATGGGTCAGGGTCAGCAGGAGAAGGTGGCGACGAGCCTCGCCGGCGCCGTCGGCGAGGAGATCAGTGCCTCACTCGCCCCGGTCGACGCCGAGTTGGAGCGCCGCTACCCCGGAGACCCCGGAACCCGCCAGCCCGTCCACACCGTGTACGTCCCGGGCGACGCCTTCGCCGCGGACACCATCCGCTCCTGGGGCGACCAGGCACTCACCGCCCTCGACCGGCACGCGCCCGACGCCTCCTCCCTCGCCGCCGTCCTCGGCCTCTCCGACGACCTCGCGGAGCCCGTGTACGCCCGCGTGCGCGCCAAGCTGGAGCGGGAACCGATCGAAGACCTGCGCGTCGACTTCGAGGACGGCTACGGACCGCGCCCCGACGCCGAGGAGGACGAGGCGGCCGCCCGCGCCGCCCGGCTGATCTCGGAGGCGTACCAGGACGGCACAGCGGCCCCGTACATGGGCATCCGGATGAAGTGCATGGAGGCGCCGGTCCGCGACCGGGGCATCCGCACGCTCGACATCTTCCTCACCGGGCTGATGGAGGCCGGCGGGCTGCCCGGCGGACTGGTGCTGACCCTGCCGAAGGTCACGTACGCGGAGCAGGTCACCGCCATGGTGCGGCTCCTGGAGGAGTTCGAGAAGGCCCACGGACTGGAGCGGGGCCGGATCGGGTTCGAGATCCAGATCGAGACCAGCCAGTCCATCCTCGCCACCGACGGCACGGCGACCGTCGCCCGCATGATCCAGGCAGCTCAAGGCCGCGCCACCGGACTGCACTACGGGACCTTCGACTACAGCGCCTGCCTCGGCGTCTCCGCCGCCTACCAGGCCAGCGACCACCCGGCCGCCGACCACGCCAAGGCGATCATGCAGGTCGCGGCCGCCGGCACCGGCGTGCGGGTCTCGGACGGCTCCACCAACGTGCTGCCGGTCGGCCCGACGGCGAAGGTCCACGACGCCTGGCGCCTGCACTTCGGGCTCACCCGCCGCGCCCTCGCCCGCGCCTACTACCAGGGCTGGGACATGCACCCCGGGCACCTCCCGACCCGGTACGCGGCCGTGTTCGCCTTCTACCGCGAGGGGTTCGAGCAAGCCGCGGCGCGCCTCGTCGCGTACGCCAACCGGGCCGGCGGCGACGTGATGGACGAGCCCGCCACCGCCAAGGCGCTCAGTGGTCATCTGCTGCGCGGCCTGGACTGCGGGGCCCTCGACATCGCCGAGGTGGCACGGGCGACGGGGCTCACGCGCAAGGACCTCGAGGGCTTCGCGGTGCCGAGGCGCGCGGACCTGACTGTCTCGGCCAAGTAG
- a CDS encoding protein kinase domain-containing protein produces the protein MSAGENQQPGEHDRPGETEQPDGIGRLLAGRYRVVAQLGRGGMGVVWRALDEVLGREVAVKELRTYTDAGGPELADLGLRMQREARAAARVRHPGVIAVHDVAEVDGRPLIVMELVDGPSLDDVLRERGTIDAREAAGIGAKVMDALAAAHRAGVLHRDVKPGNILLDRSGRVVLTDFGIATMDDPGDGSTAHLTRSGELVGSLDYMAPERAQGHEPGPASDIWALGATLYAAVEGSSPFRRTSTWSTLTAIVVEPLPEPRYAGPLAPVLRQLMHKQPEARPEAGRARGLLERVAEATEQESADQDAIGKDPTGKDSATRGLRAPARPARAATERSVPVIPPGFGPPPRSHSAPAGSPGAGAFGPGAFGPPEPMPQTATPVAPAAQVTPTTPGPAAPRRRRGRVLLVGAAVAVVLASTAVIVAQLTDSDASGSAAGTEASRGVGATASPGADRGSVDLTDDKEPTEQDDKKNSSPPSEKPDRTEDAEPTDKAPSPSPEATKGGTTGGSSGGGTTGGAESPSAAPACRAIGGGKYNCQVWRTATSYTAAGARAGTLNAGTNYFYCQQDLGRRETYGKWTNTWWAKTDDDSGNSGVYVSDVYVQGGDNDSPVPGLPVC, from the coding sequence GTGTCTGCGGGGGAGAACCAGCAGCCGGGGGAGCACGACCGGCCCGGGGAGACGGAACAGCCGGACGGCATAGGGCGGCTCCTGGCCGGCCGCTACCGTGTCGTCGCCCAACTGGGGCGCGGCGGGATGGGCGTCGTCTGGCGGGCCCTCGACGAGGTGCTCGGCCGCGAGGTGGCGGTCAAGGAACTGCGTACCTACACGGACGCGGGCGGACCCGAACTCGCCGACCTGGGGCTGCGTATGCAGCGCGAGGCGCGCGCGGCGGCCAGGGTGCGCCACCCCGGCGTGATCGCAGTGCACGACGTGGCGGAGGTCGACGGCCGCCCGCTCATCGTGATGGAACTGGTGGACGGGCCGTCCCTGGACGACGTCCTGCGCGAGCGCGGCACGATCGACGCCCGTGAGGCCGCCGGGATCGGCGCGAAGGTCATGGACGCGCTCGCCGCGGCCCACCGGGCGGGAGTCCTGCACCGCGACGTGAAGCCGGGCAACATCCTGCTCGACCGCTCGGGACGGGTCGTCCTCACGGACTTCGGCATCGCCACGATGGACGACCCGGGCGACGGCTCCACCGCGCATCTCACGCGCAGCGGCGAACTGGTCGGCTCCCTGGACTACATGGCCCCCGAACGGGCCCAGGGACACGAGCCGGGCCCGGCCTCCGACATCTGGGCCCTGGGCGCCACCCTCTACGCGGCCGTCGAGGGGTCCTCGCCCTTCCGCCGCACGTCCACGTGGTCCACGCTCACCGCCATCGTCGTCGAACCGCTGCCCGAACCGCGGTATGCCGGGCCGCTCGCTCCCGTACTGCGGCAGCTGATGCACAAGCAGCCCGAGGCCCGCCCGGAGGCCGGCCGGGCGCGTGGACTCCTGGAGAGGGTGGCCGAGGCGACCGAACAGGAATCGGCCGACCAGGACGCGATCGGCAAGGACCCGACCGGCAAGGACTCGGCGACCCGTGGGCTGAGGGCGCCCGCGCGTCCGGCACGGGCCGCCACCGAGCGGAGCGTGCCGGTGATACCGCCCGGGTTCGGGCCGCCGCCGCGGAGTCACTCGGCACCCGCAGGATCACCCGGCGCCGGCGCCTTCGGACCCGGCGCCTTCGGGCCCCCGGAACCGATGCCGCAGACGGCCACTCCCGTCGCTCCGGCCGCCCAGGTCACGCCGACCACGCCCGGCCCGGCCGCTCCCCGCCGCCGCAGGGGGCGCGTCCTGCTCGTCGGTGCGGCCGTCGCCGTCGTGCTGGCCTCGACCGCCGTGATCGTCGCCCAACTGACGGACTCCGACGCGTCCGGGTCCGCCGCCGGGACCGAGGCCTCCCGGGGCGTGGGCGCGACCGCGTCGCCGGGTGCCGACCGCGGCTCGGTCGACCTGACGGACGACAAGGAACCCACGGAACAGGACGACAAGAAGAACTCCTCGCCGCCGAGCGAGAAGCCCGACCGCACCGAGGACGCCGAGCCGACGGACAAGGCCCCCTCTCCCTCGCCCGAAGCCACCAAGGGCGGTACGACGGGCGGGAGTTCGGGCGGCGGCACCACGGGCGGAGCGGAGAGCCCCAGCGCCGCACCGGCCTGCCGTGCCATCGGCGGCGGCAAGTACAACTGCCAGGTCTGGAGGACCGCGACCTCCTACACCGCCGCGGGAGCGCGGGCGGGCACCCTCAACGCCGGCACCAACTACTTCTACTGCCAGCAGGACCTCGGGCGCCGCGAGACCTACGGGAAGTGGACGAACACCTGGTGGGCGAAGACCGACGACGACAGCGGCAACAGCGGTGTCTACGTCAGCGACGTCTACGTCCAGGGCGGCGACAACGACTCGCCGGTGCCCGGTCTGCCCGTCTGCTGA